The Rhineura floridana isolate rRhiFlo1 chromosome 10, rRhiFlo1.hap2, whole genome shotgun sequence genome includes a region encoding these proteins:
- the PAXIP1 gene encoding PAX-interacting protein 1 isoform X1, translating to MANEEEEGELKVPEEMFKDVKFFAVGDIDPKVIQLLKDGKAKEVSYNALASHIISEDGDNPEVGESREVFDLPVVKPSWVTLSVRCGVLLPVNGFSPESCQIFFGVAACLSQVSSEDRSVLWALITFYGGDCRLSLNKKCTHLIVPEPKGEKYECACKRENIKIVTPDWVLDSISDKTKKDEASYHPRLIIYEEEEEEEEENEEQDSQNEGSTDEKLSSPPSSREGSPLGDQAFSPKSIDADKTKGEVMFDDSSDSSPEKHERNLNWTPAEIPQTATAKCRLPSGKDSGLINLCANVPPVPGNILSSDIRSNIMASVQSPQSSGRPEMMAAWSPAVRTLRNITNSADIQQVNRPSNVAHILQSLSAPTKTLEQQVNHSQQGHSNAVLLSQVKLTPETHLLQQQQHSQQQQHPSQQQQQQHLPLLHLPPQQIVPLHQQQQPPQQPQITQQSFSQQPHQFVQQQQVHQHQFSQQQLQFPPQQLHSQQQVHRPQQQLQFQQQHALQQQLHQLQQQQLQQQQLQLQQQNLQQQLHQQQLQQQHLQRMQQQQQQMQNQASQHLTQTSQALQPQVSVQPSQHPQQQQLQQQQLFGHDPATEIPEDYFLLGCVFAIADYPEQMPDKQLLATWKRIIQTYGGTVDPTFTNRCTHLLCESQLSNMYAQALRERKRCITAHWLNSVLKKKKMVPPHRALHFPVAFPPGGKPCSQHIISVTGFVDSDRDDLKLMAFLAGAKYTGYLCRSNTVLICKEPTGLKYEKAKEWRIPCVNAQWLCDILLGNFEALRQIQHNRYTVFNLQEPLAPNQHLVLNLLDAWRVPLKVSSELLMGVRLPLKPKQNESIIQPSTKRPRIEDLPTPIKKLTPELTPVVLFTGFEPSQVHQYIKKLYVLGGEVAESAQKCTHLIASKVTRTVKFLTAISVVKHIVTPEWLEECFKGQKFIEEQSYILRDAEAEVLFCFSLEESLKRAQVAPLFKGKYFYITPGICPSLSTIKSIVECAGGKVLTKQPSFRKLMEHKQNKSLSEIILISCENDLHLCREYFARGIDVHNAEFVLTGVLTQTLDYESYKFT from the exons GTTATCCAGCTTCTGAAGGATGGGAAGGCAAAGGAGGTTTCCTACAATGCTCTGGCATCACACATAATATCAGAAGATGGAGACAATCCAGAAGTTGGTGAATCTCGTGAAGTCTTTGATCTTCCAGTAGTAAAG cCTTCCTGGGTGACTTTGTCGGTTCGATGTGGAGTTCTTCTGCC agtaaatggcttctccccagaATCCTGCCAGATCTTCTTTGGAGTTGCTGCTTGTTTGTCACAG GTTTCCTCTGAAGACCGAAGTGTGCTGTGGGCTTTGATTACTTTTTATGGTGGGGATTGCAGGCTGAGCCTCAATAAAAAATGTACTCATTTGATTGTGCCTGAACCAAAAGGG GAAAAATATGAATGTGCATGTAAACGAGAGAATATTAAAATAGTGACACCTGACTGGGTTTTAGATTCTATATCTGATAAAACCAAAAAAGATGAGGCTTCCTATCATCCTCGATTAATTAtatatgaggaggaggaggaggaggaagaggaaaatgaAGAACAGGATTCTCAAAATGAAGGTTCCACAGATGAAAAGTTGTCAAGTCCACCTTCTTCTCGAGAAGGGTCCCCTTTGGGGGATCAAGCTTTTTCACCTAAATCTATTGATGCTGATAAAACAAAAGGAGAAGTGATGTTTGATGATTCATCAGACTCCTCTCCTGAAAAGCATGAAAGAAATTTGAACtggacacctgctgaaattccacaGACTGCTACAGCTAAGTGCAGATTGCCATCAGGCAAGGATTCTGGATTGATTAATTTGTGTGCCAATGTCCCACCTGTCCCAGGCAATATTTTGTCCTCTGATATCAGAAGTAATATAATGGCTTCCGTACAAAGTCCTCAAAGTTCTGGACGTCCTGAAATGATGGCTGCATGGAGTCCTGCAGTACGGACATTAAGAAATATTACTAATAGTGCTGATATTCAGCAGGTTAATAGGCCGTCAAATGTAGCACAT ATCCTGCAGTCACTTTCAGCTCCCACAAAAACTTTGGAGCAACAGGTAAACCATAGCCAACAGGGACATTCAAATGCTGTTCTACTTAGCCAAGTTAAACTGACTCCAGAAACGCATTTactacaacagcagcagcattcacaacagcagcagcatccgtcgcagcagcagcagcagcagcacctcccTCTCTTACATCTTCCACCCCAACAAATTGTGCCGTTGCATCAACAACAGCAGCCTCCACAGCAGCCTCAGATTACTCAACAGTCTTTCTCACAGCAGCCTCATCAGTTTGTGCAACAACAGCAAGTTCATCAACACCAATTTTCACAGCAGCAATTACAGTTTCCTCCCCAACAGTTACATTCCCAGCAGCAAGTTCATCGCCCTCAACAACAGTTGCAATTTCAGCAGCAGCATGCCTTGCAACAGCAATTGCATCAACTACAGCAGCAGCAGTTACAGCAACAGCAATTGCAACTACAGCAGCAAAACCTTCAACAACAGTTACATCAACAACAACTGCAGCAGCAACATTTGCAacgaatgcagcagcagcagcaacaaatgcAAAATCAAGCATCTCAACACTTGACTCAGACCTCTCAGGCACTACAGCCTCAGGTTTCAGTTCAGCCATCACAACATccccagcagcagcaactgcagcagcagcagctgtttgGACATGATCCAGCCACAGAAA TTCCAGAAGACTATTTTCTATTGGGTTGTGTCTTTGCAATTGCTGATTATCCTGAACAGATGCCTGATAAACAGCTATTGGCAACATGGAAAAGG ATAATCCAAACATATGGTGGTACAGTAGATCCCACGTTCACAAACCGATGTACACATCTCCTCTGTGAGAGTCAACTTAGTAATATGTATGCTCAG GCTTTGAGAGAAAGGAAAAGATGTATTACAGCACACTGGCTGAACTCTgtgctaaaaaagaaaaaaatggtacCACCTCACCGAGCACTTCATTTTCCAGTCGCATTTCCACCAGGAGGGAAACCATGTTCTCAGcat ATAATCTCGGTGACAGGTTTTGTTGATAGTGACAGAGATGATCTCAAACTCATGGCGTTCCTCGCAGGGGCAAAGTACACAGGCTATCTTTGTCGCAGCAACACAGTTCTCATCTGTAAAGA GCCAACTGGCTTAAAGTATGAGAAAGCCAAAGAGTGGAGGATACCATGCGTGAATGCACAATGGCTCTGTGATATATTACTTGGAAATTTTGAAGCATTGCGACAGATACAGCACAATCGATACACAGTATTCAATCTTCAAGAACCTCTTGCTCCTAATCAACATCTAGTTCTAAACCTTCTTG ATGCTTGGAGAGTGCCACTAAAGGTATCATCAGAACTTCTCATG GGTGTGAGATTACCACTAAAACCAAAGCAAAATGAATCAATAATTCAACCTTCAACCAAGCGGCCAAG aATTGAAGACTTGCCAACGCCTATTAAAAAGCTAACACCAGAATTGACACCAGTAGTGCTTTTCACAGGATTTGAGCCTTCACAAGTGCATCAGTACATCAAG AAACTCTACGTTCTTGGGGGTGAAGTAGCAGAATCAGCCCAGAAATGCACTCACCTAATAGCAAGTAAAGTGACACGTACTGTAAAATTCCTTACAGCAATTTCAGTTGTAAAGCATATAGTAACCCCAGAATGGTTAGAAGAGTGTTTCAAGGGCCAGAAGTTTATAG AAGAACAAAGCTACATACTCAGGGATGCAGAAGCTGAAgttcttttctgtttcagtttagAAGAATCTCTAAAGAGAGCACAGGTGGCACCACTCTTCAAg ggAAAGTACTTCTATATTACACCTGGAATTTGCCCTAGCCTTTCTACCATAAAATCTATTGTGGAATGTGCAGGAGGAAAGGTATTGACTAAACAGCCTTCCTTCCGAAAACTCATGGAACACAAGCAAAACAAG AGCTTATCAGAGATTATCCTGATTTCTTGCGAAAATGATCTTCACTTATGTCGGGAATACTTTGCCAGAGGCATAG ATGTCCACAATGCAGAGTTTGTTTTGACTGGCGTTCTTACCCAGACACTGGATTATGAAT CATATAAATTCACTTGA
- the PAXIP1 gene encoding PAX-interacting protein 1 isoform X2: protein MANEEEEGELKVPEEMFKDVKFFAVGDIDPKVIQLLKDGKAKEVSYNALASHIISEDGDNPEVGESREVFDLPVVKPSWVTLSVRCGVLLPVNGFSPESCQIFFGVAACLSQVSSEDRSVLWALITFYGGDCRLSLNKKCTHLIVPEPKGEKYECACKRENIKIVTPDWVLDSISDKTKKDEASYHPRLIIYEEEEEEEEENEEQDSQNEGSTDEKLSSPPSSREGSPLGDQAFSPKSIDADKTKGEVMFDDSSDSSPEKHERNLNWTPAEIPQTATAKCRLPSGKDSGLINLCANVPPVPGNILSSDIRSNIMASVQSPQSSGRPEMMAAWSPAVRTLRNITNSADIQQVNRPSNVAHILQSLSAPTKTLEQQVNHSQQGHSNAVLLSQVKLTPETHLLQQQQHSQQQQHPSQQQQQQHLPLLHLPPQQIVPLHQQQQPPQQPQITQQSFSQQPHQFVQQQQVHQHQFSQQQLQFPPQQLHSQQQVHRPQQQLQFQQQHALQQQLHQLQQQQLQQQQLQLQQQNLQQQLHQQQLQQQHLQRMQQQQQQMQNQASQHLTQTSQALQPQVSVQPSQHPQQQQLQQQQLFGHDPATEIPEDYFLLGCVFAIADYPEQMPDKQLLATWKRIIQTYGGTVDPTFTNRCTHLLCESQLSNMYAQALRERKRCITAHWLNSVLKKKKMVPPHRALHFPVAFPPGGKPCSQHIISVTGFVDSDRDDLKLMAFLAGAKYTGYLCRSNTVLICKEPTGLKYEKAKEWRIPCVNAQWLCDILLGNFEALRQIQHNRYTVFNLQEPLAPNQHLVLNLLDAWRVPLKVSSELLMGVRLPLKPKQNESIIQPSTKRPRIEDLPTPIKKLTPELTPVVLFTGFEPSQVHQYIKKLYVLGGEVAESAQKCTHLIASKVTRTVKFLTAISVVKHIVTPEWLEECFKGQKFIV, encoded by the exons GTTATCCAGCTTCTGAAGGATGGGAAGGCAAAGGAGGTTTCCTACAATGCTCTGGCATCACACATAATATCAGAAGATGGAGACAATCCAGAAGTTGGTGAATCTCGTGAAGTCTTTGATCTTCCAGTAGTAAAG cCTTCCTGGGTGACTTTGTCGGTTCGATGTGGAGTTCTTCTGCC agtaaatggcttctccccagaATCCTGCCAGATCTTCTTTGGAGTTGCTGCTTGTTTGTCACAG GTTTCCTCTGAAGACCGAAGTGTGCTGTGGGCTTTGATTACTTTTTATGGTGGGGATTGCAGGCTGAGCCTCAATAAAAAATGTACTCATTTGATTGTGCCTGAACCAAAAGGG GAAAAATATGAATGTGCATGTAAACGAGAGAATATTAAAATAGTGACACCTGACTGGGTTTTAGATTCTATATCTGATAAAACCAAAAAAGATGAGGCTTCCTATCATCCTCGATTAATTAtatatgaggaggaggaggaggaggaagaggaaaatgaAGAACAGGATTCTCAAAATGAAGGTTCCACAGATGAAAAGTTGTCAAGTCCACCTTCTTCTCGAGAAGGGTCCCCTTTGGGGGATCAAGCTTTTTCACCTAAATCTATTGATGCTGATAAAACAAAAGGAGAAGTGATGTTTGATGATTCATCAGACTCCTCTCCTGAAAAGCATGAAAGAAATTTGAACtggacacctgctgaaattccacaGACTGCTACAGCTAAGTGCAGATTGCCATCAGGCAAGGATTCTGGATTGATTAATTTGTGTGCCAATGTCCCACCTGTCCCAGGCAATATTTTGTCCTCTGATATCAGAAGTAATATAATGGCTTCCGTACAAAGTCCTCAAAGTTCTGGACGTCCTGAAATGATGGCTGCATGGAGTCCTGCAGTACGGACATTAAGAAATATTACTAATAGTGCTGATATTCAGCAGGTTAATAGGCCGTCAAATGTAGCACAT ATCCTGCAGTCACTTTCAGCTCCCACAAAAACTTTGGAGCAACAGGTAAACCATAGCCAACAGGGACATTCAAATGCTGTTCTACTTAGCCAAGTTAAACTGACTCCAGAAACGCATTTactacaacagcagcagcattcacaacagcagcagcatccgtcgcagcagcagcagcagcagcacctcccTCTCTTACATCTTCCACCCCAACAAATTGTGCCGTTGCATCAACAACAGCAGCCTCCACAGCAGCCTCAGATTACTCAACAGTCTTTCTCACAGCAGCCTCATCAGTTTGTGCAACAACAGCAAGTTCATCAACACCAATTTTCACAGCAGCAATTACAGTTTCCTCCCCAACAGTTACATTCCCAGCAGCAAGTTCATCGCCCTCAACAACAGTTGCAATTTCAGCAGCAGCATGCCTTGCAACAGCAATTGCATCAACTACAGCAGCAGCAGTTACAGCAACAGCAATTGCAACTACAGCAGCAAAACCTTCAACAACAGTTACATCAACAACAACTGCAGCAGCAACATTTGCAacgaatgcagcagcagcagcaacaaatgcAAAATCAAGCATCTCAACACTTGACTCAGACCTCTCAGGCACTACAGCCTCAGGTTTCAGTTCAGCCATCACAACATccccagcagcagcaactgcagcagcagcagctgtttgGACATGATCCAGCCACAGAAA TTCCAGAAGACTATTTTCTATTGGGTTGTGTCTTTGCAATTGCTGATTATCCTGAACAGATGCCTGATAAACAGCTATTGGCAACATGGAAAAGG ATAATCCAAACATATGGTGGTACAGTAGATCCCACGTTCACAAACCGATGTACACATCTCCTCTGTGAGAGTCAACTTAGTAATATGTATGCTCAG GCTTTGAGAGAAAGGAAAAGATGTATTACAGCACACTGGCTGAACTCTgtgctaaaaaagaaaaaaatggtacCACCTCACCGAGCACTTCATTTTCCAGTCGCATTTCCACCAGGAGGGAAACCATGTTCTCAGcat ATAATCTCGGTGACAGGTTTTGTTGATAGTGACAGAGATGATCTCAAACTCATGGCGTTCCTCGCAGGGGCAAAGTACACAGGCTATCTTTGTCGCAGCAACACAGTTCTCATCTGTAAAGA GCCAACTGGCTTAAAGTATGAGAAAGCCAAAGAGTGGAGGATACCATGCGTGAATGCACAATGGCTCTGTGATATATTACTTGGAAATTTTGAAGCATTGCGACAGATACAGCACAATCGATACACAGTATTCAATCTTCAAGAACCTCTTGCTCCTAATCAACATCTAGTTCTAAACCTTCTTG ATGCTTGGAGAGTGCCACTAAAGGTATCATCAGAACTTCTCATG GGTGTGAGATTACCACTAAAACCAAAGCAAAATGAATCAATAATTCAACCTTCAACCAAGCGGCCAAG aATTGAAGACTTGCCAACGCCTATTAAAAAGCTAACACCAGAATTGACACCAGTAGTGCTTTTCACAGGATTTGAGCCTTCACAAGTGCATCAGTACATCAAG AAACTCTACGTTCTTGGGGGTGAAGTAGCAGAATCAGCCCAGAAATGCACTCACCTAATAGCAAGTAAAGTGACACGTACTGTAAAATTCCTTACAGCAATTTCAGTTGTAAAGCATATAGTAACCCCAGAATGGTTAGAAGAGTGTTTCAAGGGCCAGAAGTTTATAG tttag
- the PAXIP1 gene encoding PAX-interacting protein 1 isoform X3, with protein MFDDSSDSSPEKHERNLNWTPAEIPQTATAKCRLPSGKDSGLINLCANVPPVPGNILSSDIRSNIMASVQSPQSSGRPEMMAAWSPAVRTLRNITNSADIQQVNRPSNVAHILQSLSAPTKTLEQQVNHSQQGHSNAVLLSQVKLTPETHLLQQQQHSQQQQHPSQQQQQQHLPLLHLPPQQIVPLHQQQQPPQQPQITQQSFSQQPHQFVQQQQVHQHQFSQQQLQFPPQQLHSQQQVHRPQQQLQFQQQHALQQQLHQLQQQQLQQQQLQLQQQNLQQQLHQQQLQQQHLQRMQQQQQQMQNQASQHLTQTSQALQPQVSVQPSQHPQQQQLQQQQLFGHDPATEIPEDYFLLGCVFAIADYPEQMPDKQLLATWKRIIQTYGGTVDPTFTNRCTHLLCESQLSNMYAQALRERKRCITAHWLNSVLKKKKMVPPHRALHFPVAFPPGGKPCSQHIISVTGFVDSDRDDLKLMAFLAGAKYTGYLCRSNTVLICKEPTGLKYEKAKEWRIPCVNAQWLCDILLGNFEALRQIQHNRYTVFNLQEPLAPNQHLVLNLLDAWRVPLKVSSELLMGVRLPLKPKQNESIIQPSTKRPRIEDLPTPIKKLTPELTPVVLFTGFEPSQVHQYIKKLYVLGGEVAESAQKCTHLIASKVTRTVKFLTAISVVKHIVTPEWLEECFKGQKFIEEQSYILRDAEAEVLFCFSLEESLKRAQVAPLFKGKYFYITPGICPSLSTIKSIVECAGGKVLTKQPSFRKLMEHKQNKSLSEIILISCENDLHLCREYFARGIDVHNAEFVLTGVLTQTLDYESYKFT; from the exons ATGTTTGATGATTCATCAGACTCCTCTCCTGAAAAGCATGAAAGAAATTTGAACtggacacctgctgaaattccacaGACTGCTACAGCTAAGTGCAGATTGCCATCAGGCAAGGATTCTGGATTGATTAATTTGTGTGCCAATGTCCCACCTGTCCCAGGCAATATTTTGTCCTCTGATATCAGAAGTAATATAATGGCTTCCGTACAAAGTCCTCAAAGTTCTGGACGTCCTGAAATGATGGCTGCATGGAGTCCTGCAGTACGGACATTAAGAAATATTACTAATAGTGCTGATATTCAGCAGGTTAATAGGCCGTCAAATGTAGCACAT ATCCTGCAGTCACTTTCAGCTCCCACAAAAACTTTGGAGCAACAGGTAAACCATAGCCAACAGGGACATTCAAATGCTGTTCTACTTAGCCAAGTTAAACTGACTCCAGAAACGCATTTactacaacagcagcagcattcacaacagcagcagcatccgtcgcagcagcagcagcagcagcacctcccTCTCTTACATCTTCCACCCCAACAAATTGTGCCGTTGCATCAACAACAGCAGCCTCCACAGCAGCCTCAGATTACTCAACAGTCTTTCTCACAGCAGCCTCATCAGTTTGTGCAACAACAGCAAGTTCATCAACACCAATTTTCACAGCAGCAATTACAGTTTCCTCCCCAACAGTTACATTCCCAGCAGCAAGTTCATCGCCCTCAACAACAGTTGCAATTTCAGCAGCAGCATGCCTTGCAACAGCAATTGCATCAACTACAGCAGCAGCAGTTACAGCAACAGCAATTGCAACTACAGCAGCAAAACCTTCAACAACAGTTACATCAACAACAACTGCAGCAGCAACATTTGCAacgaatgcagcagcagcagcaacaaatgcAAAATCAAGCATCTCAACACTTGACTCAGACCTCTCAGGCACTACAGCCTCAGGTTTCAGTTCAGCCATCACAACATccccagcagcagcaactgcagcagcagcagctgtttgGACATGATCCAGCCACAGAAA TTCCAGAAGACTATTTTCTATTGGGTTGTGTCTTTGCAATTGCTGATTATCCTGAACAGATGCCTGATAAACAGCTATTGGCAACATGGAAAAGG ATAATCCAAACATATGGTGGTACAGTAGATCCCACGTTCACAAACCGATGTACACATCTCCTCTGTGAGAGTCAACTTAGTAATATGTATGCTCAG GCTTTGAGAGAAAGGAAAAGATGTATTACAGCACACTGGCTGAACTCTgtgctaaaaaagaaaaaaatggtacCACCTCACCGAGCACTTCATTTTCCAGTCGCATTTCCACCAGGAGGGAAACCATGTTCTCAGcat ATAATCTCGGTGACAGGTTTTGTTGATAGTGACAGAGATGATCTCAAACTCATGGCGTTCCTCGCAGGGGCAAAGTACACAGGCTATCTTTGTCGCAGCAACACAGTTCTCATCTGTAAAGA GCCAACTGGCTTAAAGTATGAGAAAGCCAAAGAGTGGAGGATACCATGCGTGAATGCACAATGGCTCTGTGATATATTACTTGGAAATTTTGAAGCATTGCGACAGATACAGCACAATCGATACACAGTATTCAATCTTCAAGAACCTCTTGCTCCTAATCAACATCTAGTTCTAAACCTTCTTG ATGCTTGGAGAGTGCCACTAAAGGTATCATCAGAACTTCTCATG GGTGTGAGATTACCACTAAAACCAAAGCAAAATGAATCAATAATTCAACCTTCAACCAAGCGGCCAAG aATTGAAGACTTGCCAACGCCTATTAAAAAGCTAACACCAGAATTGACACCAGTAGTGCTTTTCACAGGATTTGAGCCTTCACAAGTGCATCAGTACATCAAG AAACTCTACGTTCTTGGGGGTGAAGTAGCAGAATCAGCCCAGAAATGCACTCACCTAATAGCAAGTAAAGTGACACGTACTGTAAAATTCCTTACAGCAATTTCAGTTGTAAAGCATATAGTAACCCCAGAATGGTTAGAAGAGTGTTTCAAGGGCCAGAAGTTTATAG AAGAACAAAGCTACATACTCAGGGATGCAGAAGCTGAAgttcttttctgtttcagtttagAAGAATCTCTAAAGAGAGCACAGGTGGCACCACTCTTCAAg ggAAAGTACTTCTATATTACACCTGGAATTTGCCCTAGCCTTTCTACCATAAAATCTATTGTGGAATGTGCAGGAGGAAAGGTATTGACTAAACAGCCTTCCTTCCGAAAACTCATGGAACACAAGCAAAACAAG AGCTTATCAGAGATTATCCTGATTTCTTGCGAAAATGATCTTCACTTATGTCGGGAATACTTTGCCAGAGGCATAG ATGTCCACAATGCAGAGTTTGTTTTGACTGGCGTTCTTACCCAGACACTGGATTATGAAT CATATAAATTCACTTGA